The genomic interval GATCGTAAAGCGTATTGTGCATATGCATGGTGGACGAATCTGGATCGAATCCCGCCTCGGTCATGGCGCCAGGTTTTCTTTCTTGGTGCCCGCCCGGCTCGAGCAACAGGCGATGCCAACATGAGCAAGCGCGTGCTGGTGGTCGAAGATCAGGAGGACAATCGGCAGATTCTGCGCGATCTTCTTGCGAGTGTTGGTTACGAAATGATCGAAGCGCACGACGGCGAAGGAGCACTCGTAGCGGCGCGAACCCAAAATCCAGATCTCATTCTAATGGATATCCAACTGCCTGTTCTTGATGGATACGAGGCAACACGACGAATCAAGGCACAATCAGATCTCCG from Bradyrhizobium arachidis carries:
- a CDS encoding response regulator; translation: MSKRVLVVEDQEDNRQILRDLLASVGYEMIEAHDGEGALVAARTQNPDLILMDIQLPVLDGYEATRRIKAQSDLRHIPIVVVTSYALSGDEEKARAAGCNAYVAKPYSARKLLETINRYLT